One Halorientalis litorea DNA segment encodes these proteins:
- a CDS encoding PKD domain-containing protein — MRWTIRTDRRGAASLVNHILAIGITTILITGLLVAGGSYLNNQQEYAAQSGLDTIGNELAETITQLQRLSAGNGSATIQVDLPERVSGSSYSVRIVNGSECTELRSTPNSCLELEVTRLDVVRNIPLSVNETDVNISTVSASHYRLEWNGSSAPGTIDETGATDAPLRLGIGGDVAKQRTGGSIIGETNLPPTNVSFTVDPEYPDTNRGVTFTANAEDPDPDNPASPGLNYSWDFDGDGTYEEQNLNTATTTHTYGGGNYGPQNVTLRVTDEENASTWHSHNITVAGLAPLTLTRTPADDRTRAGQNVDFDGDDIMVRFENTHSNDITITGVFFDPEGTGGEMIAEDRYVCTSYNFFGNCINSNFYYFPEIRINTNENEDNDYTDTEDEQVYIGRKDLGCEGLTIPDGGVSMSAYAIYGSGTYYECDFDPRDRVEIDVEDGGNLAIQYRAVEGLPADPDFTIGVRYRVGGETYTTRFTEEVGGLP, encoded by the coding sequence ATGAGATGGACGATACGCACGGACCGACGGGGGGCGGCGTCGCTCGTCAACCACATCCTCGCTATCGGTATCACGACCATCCTCATCACCGGTTTGCTCGTCGCGGGCGGGTCGTACCTCAACAACCAGCAGGAGTACGCCGCACAGTCGGGACTGGACACCATCGGGAACGAACTCGCCGAGACGATAACCCAACTCCAGCGACTGTCGGCCGGGAACGGGTCGGCGACGATACAGGTCGACCTCCCGGAGCGAGTCTCCGGGTCGTCTTACTCCGTCCGCATCGTCAACGGGTCCGAGTGTACCGAGCTACGGTCGACGCCGAACTCGTGTCTCGAACTGGAGGTCACGCGGCTCGACGTGGTTCGGAACATCCCGCTCTCGGTCAACGAGACGGACGTGAACATCTCGACGGTGAGTGCCAGCCACTACCGTCTCGAATGGAACGGGAGTTCCGCTCCCGGAACCATCGACGAGACAGGGGCGACTGACGCGCCGCTGCGGTTGGGTATCGGCGGCGACGTTGCCAAGCAGCGAACGGGCGGGAGCATCATCGGGGAGACGAACCTCCCGCCGACGAACGTCTCGTTCACCGTCGACCCCGAGTACCCCGACACCAACCGGGGCGTGACGTTCACCGCCAATGCCGAGGACCCGGACCCCGACAATCCCGCCAGTCCCGGCCTGAACTACAGTTGGGACTTCGACGGGGACGGAACCTACGAGGAACAGAACCTGAACACCGCGACGACCACCCACACGTACGGCGGTGGGAACTACGGCCCCCAAAACGTGACCTTGCGAGTGACCGACGAAGAGAACGCTTCGACGTGGCACTCGCATAACATCACTGTCGCCGGACTAGCACCACTCACGCTCACACGTACGCCAGCCGACGACAGGACGCGGGCCGGGCAAAACGTCGACTTCGATGGCGACGATATCATGGTTCGGTTCGAGAACACTCACAGCAACGACATCACTATCACCGGTGTATTCTTCGACCCCGAAGGCACAGGCGGAGAGATGATTGCAGAGGACCGATACGTCTGTACCTCGTACAATTTCTTCGGAAATTGTATCAACAGCAATTTCTACTATTTCCCCGAGATTCGTATCAACACGAACGAAAACGAGGACAACGACTACACTGATACCGAGGACGAACAGGTGTATATCGGGCGGAAAGACCTCGGCTGTGAGGGCCTCACAATTCCTGATGGAGGGGTATCGATGTCCGCGTACGCTATCTACGGTTCGGGAACGTATTACGAGTGTGACTTCGACCCGCGAGACCGGGTCGAGATAGACGTAGAGGACGGAGGCAACCTCGCTATCCAGTACCGTGCTGTCGAGGGACTCCCGGCCGACCCCGATTTCACCATCGGTGTCCGCTATCGCGTCGGTGGCGAGACGTACACGACCCGATTCACCGAGGAGGTCGGTGGACTGCCATGA
- a CDS encoding type II/IV secretion system ATPase subunit yields MATDDKEGGDPSDAEEVLARVERATVGEYTWEDVRREFHTGGPFDRTEFLGFDPRETEERLQRGARAAESIYKPLQRELNPEEMPVRKGEYTWEHFKREHYYDDEGEPPRTSEGEKKPFEPEEYLGFDPDDTEGILSNAENIASTLTETVDEFTVDVNEELDEDMFFSDVNGNTTVTNRYDIEKAVPIEKKKHFQELERYWVNKPYACVIIFHSRKENEKKYYVIEPYLNAIERDLQDFLSGKLKTAIKYSEDDVVVQGDESDRAEVIQRESERLLERYDIYDGGSPSGSSTNGDGGALVAVKSMLGMGPEGESAEESGLDGISARPEPAIIEEDPSTLNEYQVEKLLYNLKRDFIGFAKIDPIKHDINVEDISCNGYNSRVFVYHTDYEQIISNVEHGKEELDDFVVKLAQRSGKGISKRQPQVDATLPDGSRSQLTLGAEVSDHGTNYTIRQFKDVPFTPIDLINWNTFSLDQMAFLWLCIENHKSLIFAGGTASGKTTSLNAVSLFIPSNAKIVSIEDTREVELPQRNWVASVTRPSFGEDDTGDVDEFDLLEAALRQRPDYIVMGEIRGEEGRTLFQVMSTGHTTYTTFHADSVGEVIKRFTTDPINVSKTLFTALDLVSIQTQSRTDGKKVRRSKTLTEINEYSAENDEINVRDVYQWQAETDTFIQMGQSNTLEEIKFDRGWTQERLDEELFKRKIVLAHLIQNGINTYQQVAATIQAFINDPDTILTLIAHDKLEESLEDLRDMESVMIDIDPEKEEMVPRPSASEEMLEETNEILENAQPMFDQYKSMETPEIVKALGGIETQENIEPVQQDDDEDEDAEIDFGQFVTKAGTEAGEGE; encoded by the coding sequence ATGGCAACTGATGACAAAGAGGGGGGCGACCCGTCGGACGCCGAGGAAGTCCTCGCCCGGGTCGAGCGAGCCACTGTCGGCGAGTACACGTGGGAGGACGTTCGCCGGGAGTTCCACACGGGCGGTCCGTTCGACAGGACGGAGTTCCTCGGGTTCGACCCTCGGGAGACCGAAGAGCGATTGCAACGAGGGGCGCGGGCGGCCGAATCTATCTACAAGCCGCTCCAGCGGGAACTCAACCCCGAGGAGATGCCGGTGCGCAAGGGCGAGTACACGTGGGAACACTTCAAGCGCGAACACTACTACGACGACGAGGGCGAGCCGCCGCGGACGAGCGAGGGGGAGAAAAAGCCGTTCGAACCGGAGGAGTACCTCGGGTTCGACCCCGACGACACGGAAGGAATACTGAGCAACGCCGAGAACATCGCCAGTACGCTTACGGAGACGGTCGACGAGTTCACCGTCGACGTGAACGAGGAACTCGACGAGGACATGTTCTTCTCGGACGTGAACGGGAACACGACGGTCACCAACCGGTACGACATCGAGAAGGCGGTCCCCATCGAGAAGAAAAAGCACTTCCAAGAACTCGAACGGTACTGGGTCAACAAACCATACGCCTGTGTCATCATCTTCCACTCGCGGAAGGAAAACGAGAAGAAATACTACGTCATCGAGCCGTACCTCAACGCCATCGAGCGCGACCTACAGGACTTCCTCTCCGGCAAACTCAAGACCGCCATCAAGTACTCCGAAGACGATGTCGTAGTCCAAGGCGACGAGTCCGACCGGGCGGAGGTCATCCAGCGCGAATCCGAGCGACTGCTCGAACGGTACGACATCTACGACGGCGGGAGTCCGAGCGGCAGTTCCACCAACGGCGACGGCGGCGCGCTCGTCGCCGTCAAGTCGATGCTGGGGATGGGGCCCGAGGGAGAGTCAGCGGAGGAGAGCGGGCTAGACGGTATCAGCGCGCGACCCGAGCCGGCAATCATCGAGGAAGACCCGAGCACACTCAACGAGTATCAGGTCGAGAAACTCCTGTACAACCTGAAACGGGACTTCATCGGGTTCGCCAAAATCGACCCCATCAAACACGATATCAACGTCGAGGACATCTCGTGTAACGGGTACAACAGTCGGGTGTTCGTCTACCACACCGACTACGAACAGATTATCTCGAACGTCGAACACGGCAAGGAGGAACTCGACGACTTCGTCGTGAAACTGGCCCAGCGGTCCGGGAAGGGTATCTCGAAGCGTCAGCCACAGGTCGACGCGACGCTCCCGGACGGGTCACGCTCGCAGTTGACCCTCGGTGCGGAAGTGTCCGACCACGGGACCAACTACACCATCCGGCAGTTCAAGGACGTGCCGTTCACGCCCATCGACCTCATCAACTGGAACACCTTCTCACTCGACCAGATGGCGTTCCTGTGGCTCTGTATCGAGAACCACAAGTCGCTCATCTTCGCGGGCGGTACTGCCTCGGGGAAGACCACCTCGCTGAACGCCGTCTCGCTGTTCATCCCCTCGAACGCGAAAATCGTCTCCATCGAGGACACCCGCGAGGTCGAACTGCCGCAGCGCAACTGGGTCGCGTCCGTCACCCGGCCGTCCTTCGGTGAGGACGATACGGGCGACGTGGACGAGTTCGACCTGCTGGAGGCCGCACTGCGACAGCGACCAGACTACATCGTCATGGGTGAGATTCGTGGCGAGGAGGGCCGGACCCTCTTCCAGGTCATGTCCACGGGCCACACCACCTACACGACGTTCCACGCCGACTCGGTGGGCGAGGTCATCAAGCGGTTCACTACCGACCCAATCAACGTCTCGAAGACGCTGTTCACGGCACTCGATTTGGTGTCTATCCAGACCCAGAGCCGGACGGACGGCAAGAAGGTCCGCCGGAGCAAGACCCTGACCGAAATCAACGAGTACTCCGCCGAGAACGACGAAATCAACGTCAGGGACGTCTACCAGTGGCAGGCCGAGACGGACACGTTCATCCAGATGGGCCAGTCCAACACGCTGGAGGAAATCAAGTTCGACCGTGGGTGGACACAGGAACGACTGGACGAGGAGTTGTTCAAGCGCAAAATCGTGCTGGCCCACCTCATCCAGAACGGCATCAACACCTACCAGCAGGTGGCGGCGACGATTCAGGCGTTCATCAACGACCCGGACACCATCCTGACGCTCATCGCCCACGACAAACTCGAAGAGAGCCTCGAAGACCTGCGGGACATGGAGTCGGTCATGATCGACATCGACCCCGAGAAAGAGGAGATGGTCCCGCGGCCGTCGGCGAGTGAGGAGATGCTCGAAGAGACGAACGAGATTCTGGAGAACGCACAGCCGATGTTCGACCAGTACAAGAGCATGGAGACGCCGGAAATCGTGAAGGCACTGGGTGGTATCGAGACGCAGGAGAACATCGAACCGGTCCAACAGGACGACGACGAAGACGAAGACGCCGAAATCGACTTCGGCCAGTTCGTGACCAAGGCCGGAACGGAAGCAGGAGAAGGGGAGTGA
- a CDS encoding DUF7287 family protein: MTFVFGLFPSYLEPFTAGIDDSDGMRADRLSQDLIREHATAEGENILNETKLNATLSQNQSQLRDQYGFTRGTAINITVREGGSRSLVTVDGTPLATEKDSRNQPAAARARIVSLSNRTRCDPSCRLVVKVW; this comes from the coding sequence GTGACGTTCGTCTTCGGGTTGTTCCCGAGTTATCTCGAACCGTTCACCGCGGGGATAGACGACAGCGACGGGATGCGAGCGGATAGGCTCAGCCAAGACCTGATTCGAGAACACGCGACGGCGGAGGGCGAGAATATTCTCAACGAGACAAAACTCAACGCGACGCTCTCACAGAACCAGTCGCAACTCCGGGACCAATATGGGTTCACACGCGGGACAGCCATCAACATAACCGTCAGGGAAGGGGGCAGTCGGTCGCTGGTAACCGTCGACGGGACGCCACTCGCGACGGAGAAAGACAGCCGAAACCAGCCAGCGGCGGCGCGTGCGCGTATCGTTTCGCTCTCGAATCGGACGCGCTGTGACCCGAGTTGTCGCTTGGTGGTGAAAGTATGGTGA
- a CDS encoding type II secretion system F family protein, with translation MSLDTRDGQSFSGGGSFGDTFYPLYQYLFNENSDFVAGVEKKLAQARMPQNVELFVARALGVGVLAGLVLWIMGSLLGYAIFVLFLEDAPTLLGIPVESVPEILLALKIPILVFITGIVFGLIGFGIGFGSMVSIPYFRAGGRKREINVLLSDSISFMYALSVGGLNQLEILQAMAKADDTYGEVAQEFQSLVLETEYFDTDYRTAIRNQALQTPSDELAQFLTDMLSIVNSGGDMTSFLEDQKDKHMRTAKQEQEQVLETMELFGEMYMTLSLFPLLLIIILVIMQMMGKSQQMLLLGTVYGLIPLTGVGFLVMVSTVTQDEIGDGYLTPDGQRDDVVVQEGLGIFNLGLVENFTGGYGIFDKVKSGERSYELGQILKKPHIFFRDHPTVVLGLTVPLTIVVMAGSVVAGFAPLSIDGMVSKPVMSTFFWVYVPLYINFLPLTIFYEWNVRSRRGVVTQLSENLRKLSSANDTGLTLLESLNTVSNTSSGRLAEDFETMYAKVKYGTSLKDAMREFNNEYHIPRLARTVKLISKAQEASSQIEDVLTTAAQASENQDDIDRERKSRTRMQLVIIIMTYMTLLGVMALLKTQFLDVMAGLANTGGGGGGGAAPGGGQSFGGGVDTELLSLLFFHAVTLQAIMSSFIGGYIRNVDLISGVKFAVILPTFALITWIAVG, from the coding sequence ATGAGTCTCGACACGCGTGACGGGCAGTCGTTCAGCGGCGGCGGCTCGTTCGGTGACACGTTCTACCCGCTCTATCAGTACCTGTTCAACGAGAACAGCGACTTCGTGGCCGGTGTAGAGAAGAAACTCGCGCAGGCGCGTATGCCCCAGAACGTCGAGTTGTTCGTCGCGCGCGCGTTGGGGGTCGGCGTGCTGGCGGGCCTCGTGTTGTGGATAATGGGGTCGCTTCTGGGCTACGCCATCTTCGTCCTCTTTCTCGAGGACGCACCGACTCTGCTCGGGATTCCCGTGGAGTCGGTTCCGGAAATCCTGCTCGCGCTGAAGATACCGATTCTGGTGTTCATCACCGGCATCGTCTTCGGCCTCATCGGCTTCGGTATCGGGTTCGGGTCGATGGTCTCGATTCCGTACTTCCGGGCGGGCGGACGGAAACGCGAGATTAACGTCCTGCTGTCGGACTCCATCTCGTTCATGTACGCGCTGTCGGTCGGGGGGTTGAACCAACTCGAAATCCTGCAGGCGATGGCCAAAGCCGACGACACGTACGGCGAGGTTGCCCAAGAGTTCCAGTCGCTCGTCCTCGAAACCGAGTACTTCGATACGGACTACCGGACGGCCATCAGGAACCAAGCACTCCAGACGCCGAGCGACGAACTCGCGCAGTTCCTGACGGACATGCTCTCCATCGTCAACTCCGGCGGTGACATGACGAGTTTCCTCGAAGACCAGAAGGACAAGCACATGCGGACCGCCAAGCAGGAGCAAGAGCAAGTGCTAGAGACGATGGAACTGTTCGGCGAGATGTACATGACGCTCTCGCTGTTCCCCCTCTTGCTCATCATCATCCTCGTCATCATGCAGATGATGGGCAAGTCCCAGCAGATGCTCCTGCTGGGCACGGTGTACGGGCTGATTCCGCTCACGGGGGTCGGGTTCCTCGTGATGGTGTCGACGGTCACGCAGGACGAAATCGGCGACGGCTACCTCACGCCGGACGGGCAACGCGACGACGTGGTCGTCCAAGAGGGGCTGGGTATCTTCAACCTCGGCCTCGTCGAGAACTTCACCGGCGGGTACGGCATCTTCGACAAGGTGAAGAGCGGAGAACGGTCCTACGAGTTGGGCCAAATACTGAAGAAGCCACACATCTTCTTCCGTGACCACCCGACGGTGGTGTTGGGCCTGACAGTTCCGCTGACGATAGTGGTGATGGCGGGGTCGGTCGTCGCCGGCTTCGCACCGCTCAGCATCGACGGGATGGTCAGTAAGCCAGTCATGTCGACGTTCTTCTGGGTGTACGTCCCGCTGTATATCAACTTCCTCCCGCTGACCATCTTCTACGAGTGGAACGTCCGGTCGCGACGTGGTGTCGTGACACAACTCTCGGAGAATTTGCGGAAACTATCGAGTGCCAACGACACGGGGCTGACGCTCCTCGAATCGCTGAACACCGTCTCGAACACGTCTTCGGGGCGGTTGGCCGAGGACTTCGAGACGATGTACGCGAAGGTCAAGTACGGGACCAGCCTCAAGGACGCGATGCGGGAGTTCAACAACGAGTACCACATCCCGCGGCTAGCCCGGACGGTCAAACTCATCAGCAAGGCACAGGAGGCGTCCAGTCAAATCGAGGACGTGCTGACGACGGCCGCACAGGCCTCGGAGAATCAAGACGACATCGACCGCGAGCGCAAGTCCCGCACGCGGATGCAGTTGGTCATCATCATCATGACCTACATGACGCTGCTGGGCGTCATGGCACTGCTGAAGACGCAGTTCCTCGACGTGATGGCCGGGCTTGCGAACACCGGCGGCGGTGGCGGCGGTGGTGCTGCCCCCGGCGGCGGACAGAGTTTCGGTGGCGGTGTCGACACCGAACTGCTCTCGCTGCTGTTCTTCCACGCAGTGACGCTGCAGGCCATCATGTCGTCGTTCATCGGCGGCTACATCCGGAACGTCGACCTCATCTCGGGGGTGAAGTTCGCGGTCATCCTGCCCACGTTCGCGCTCATCACGTGGATTGCCGTCGGGTGA
- a CDS encoding DUF7288 family protein, translated as MVTGEDRGQAFTLEAVIGSVVILSAVLFAIQAIIITPTTGGTVDPEIRSQVQTEADDVLRLTAQNETFGLSEYVRYWSRNRLAFVGAVNEEIGYGNRKPPRQLGEVLNQTFESRGRTYNIVLRYQNESSGTETLPMVYRGEPSDNAVTATNRVTLYDNQTLSGPNATRVQLTDLGTNATGDRGYYPIPNAMDGPVYNVVEVRLTVW; from the coding sequence ATGGTGACGGGCGAAGACAGGGGACAGGCGTTCACCTTGGAGGCCGTCATCGGGTCGGTGGTTATCCTCTCTGCAGTCCTCTTTGCGATACAGGCCATCATCATCACGCCGACGACGGGCGGGACTGTCGACCCCGAGATACGGTCACAAGTCCAGACAGAGGCCGACGACGTGCTCAGGCTGACGGCACAGAACGAGACGTTCGGCCTCTCCGAGTACGTCCGGTACTGGTCGCGCAACAGGCTCGCGTTCGTGGGCGCGGTCAACGAAGAAATCGGGTACGGGAACCGGAAACCACCGAGACAACTGGGCGAGGTGTTGAATCAGACCTTCGAGTCACGGGGCCGCACGTACAACATCGTCCTCCGGTACCAGAACGAGTCGTCGGGGACGGAGACGCTTCCGATGGTGTACCGTGGTGAACCGTCGGACAACGCCGTGACGGCGACCAACCGCGTGACGCTGTACGACAACCAGACGCTGTCGGGGCCGAACGCGACGCGGGTGCAGTTGACCGACCTCGGGACGAACGCCACCGGGGACCGAGGGTACTACCCGATCCCGAACGCCATGGACGGACCGGTGTACAACGTCGTGGAGGTGCGCCTGACAGTATGGTAG